Within Oncorhynchus nerka isolate Pitt River linkage group LG8, Oner_Uvic_2.0, whole genome shotgun sequence, the genomic segment TGTATTGGGCATCATCACTAAGAAGAATATATTAGCGCATCTGGAGGAGCTCAAGGAACACACGGAGCCCCTGGTGACTAGCCCCGCCCCCTGTCCCCTCCCATTCCACtgacctctcccccttccccattTCTGCCCACCTACCTAGGCGCGACGCATGAAAGTGTAACTGACAGTTCCCGTTTCCAATAGCAACCCACTCGTCTTACTGTGTCATATTTTCAACTCACTCACAAATGCACtctttttttgtggggggggtgGGTGGGGTGTGTGCATCCACTTTCTCCTCACTGGATACCCTATCATTCACAAACACAAGTGCCACTCTGTCACTCTCTGGTCTCCCTATTCATTCACTACTAGTCATTAACAACAGTTAGTAagatgtatattttttttaaagatctaCTCTAAATGAGTGGTGTTGTTATGGGTCCTTTTAATGTTGGACTTTGATGGGAACTGTCATTTGAAGCTTGATTAGTAAGATCCTCGTCACGTACTATTGCTCCACCGCCATTTCCATCAACGACATGCCACTAGCTATTAGTCCCTTCATCAGTAGTAGGGGCTGCTTCATCTGCTATAAGAAGTTATTATAGAATATAGATAGAAGCATGAATATACTGATTGTATATTGATCTCGTCCCCCCGTCCCTGTCCCAATAACTTGCGTAcagccatgtagccatgcctattttttgtgtgtgtatcaCTCGGCCCATCAAAAACCTTCACACGCAAACATGACATAATTTCACTTTaaaagcatcccaaatggcaccctatatccTGTGTAATGCACTTCTcgttcaaaagcagtgcactatgaagggagtagggtgccattttggacgtagTACAGTTTGACTCCAATTAATTACTGCTTCTTCctgttttgttttcttttttttttgtctttctttttacctctccctctcgctcccccctcccccccaactGGGTcaccgtccgtccgtccgtctgtctggcgGACCAACAGATCGACGACATCTGACCCGACAACTCGTAGCTCCGCCGGCGTCCCCTTAACCGATTGGCGAGTAACCGGCCGCTACGTGGGAGCGGACCGTTGGTTTTTCTGGGAGGGGGAGATTTAGCATCTAGTGTCCCTGCCGTAGGCCTAGTAGAACCCTCCTCCTGAGAGAGTGAACTCTATGGTGGTGAAGtgatggtggtgtgatggtggtagtagcCGTGTTGTGGTAGCTAATACCTATAGTATAGGTAGCCAGCTAAGAGAAGCAACCCACATTCAACACCCACCCTGATCCTAAACAGTACCCACCCCTCATTCAACCCCCTCTCACCTGAACTCAACCCCCGTGCCTCACCCGCTGCCTCCCACCTCAACCTCCCTCACTTCAGATCTGGTCCCCTCCACTTCCTACATGTGCCCCGCCTTCAACAGGCCTGTTCTGTAGATCAGGGACCGTATTCATGAAGCGTTAtgtgtgctgatctaggatcagtccttATAATCATATTCGTTAGGATcttaaaggctaaactgatcctagattagCACTCCTACTCTATGGCGCTTTGAAAGACAGCCTCTCATCACTCTCTCAGCTCaacatctgtctctctcgctctccagtgTCTGCAGATGTTTCTCACGAAATCTCAGTTCAAGAGCACAAATGTTTGTAgttataacaacaacaaaaaaggcaaTTCTAGGAATCAGGATCTAATTATTATCCGTTTGCACAATGGTTGCAAACGGTAATTGACCCTCTATGTTTTATATTACATTTCAACCAATTGCGACCTGGCTCTCAGAAAGGAGTAACCTTTTTAAAGGGAGCCGGTAGCAATGAGCCTGAAAACGCTTGACTGGGTGTTCCAGAATGTTTATCCCTGAGGACTATGAAGGTTTGGTTGTTTGGTAAGGCAAGGTGTTCAGTCTTGCTCTTCCTAGTGTGTTCAGTTCATTTCCTCCCTCCAGGCTTCTAACGAGAATCACTCACTCACCATTCTCCCTTGGTtactcacctcctcctctccacctcgtATCCTTCCTTGGCACCAGTGGGACTCGTGTTTTTGTTGGCATGGTTGCAGTGACACTGACTGTCACGGTTGACTGAGTGGTTACTGTATTCCCTGTTACTGTATTCCCTTGGGCTAAAATGCAGATACATTTTGGAAGAAATGGAGCATTTGCTTCTCTAGACTGTAGAATTCATCATTATTATTtagtcattttttaaatatttttgatATAAAGCAACTTATCATTAAGTGTCAGGCCCCAAAATAATATAAATCCCCAAACGAAGGCCCCAACCGAATTGCTACAATTTTGTCAGTTAACAGAGCCCATTATTTTGGTTAGATAACATGATCTAACCAAATAAATAATATTATCATTCTCTCTCGATTGATTCCACCTTTGTATCCCCGGCCAAAACCACCACCGACCGGCCAACCAACCGCACTAGCCAACAAAAACACGATACAATTCTCTCCCACGCCAACCAGACTGTGCTCCCTGCCAGCCCATCACTGACtaactctctttttttctctctctctatccctctcaatcTTTCTCACCCCCCcgatctctctcactcgttctgtctctcacacacacactctctcacacactctttctccccctgcaGGCGTCTCCTTGGTATTATCACAAAAAAAGATATCCTTCGTCATATGGCCCAGATGGCCAACCAAGACCCCGACAACATAATGTTCAACTAGTCACCGCCTTCCCGGGTCGTCAAGCTGACGAGGAGGAAAGCGAGGAGGAGGTGGTAAACCTACTGGACGGCCGCGGCTCCACCCTATGACGCACAGCCCAACCCCCCCACTCCTGGGACACACCACCCCAAATCCACCTCAATACTAAACCAGAGCCCTCTAGAGGCCACAGGAAGGAAGAGACGAACAGACTCTAAAAGGACTTTAAAAATGGCTGCTGTGAGGGACGTTTTGGCCCCTAGGTAGCAGCTACTACAGGCTGGGGCATATATACACAAGGAATGCAATttaaacacacacctccattttCATAcagaaacatacatacatacatacatgagaTCAGACTCACTCATACACAGATGCCACACAAGCATGCCACTAGCCGAATTGCACCTCCTTCAAACACACTCTTCATGCTCCCTTGTCCTTGTCCTGTTTCTATTGGTTCACGCTGGCAGACATTGCTGTGAGCCTGAAGCCTGGCTACCGAGGTAAGAGGTCAGAATGATCCGCTAGGACGCGAGGAGCGACCTTCAGACACCTCGACTGCTGATTGGCTGTCAGCCCTGCCAGGCTCCACCCCCactgtgtccctccctccccacacccCGTCCGTCCTCGAAAGCATTGTTTACCTGTGAACTCTCTTTGAGCGAGAGAATGCATGTGTGCGTTTCACCTCCACGTTCCAATCAGGTTGTCATAGTAACCCGAAACTACAAACTCCCACCCTCCCCCCTAAAGGCATCCGCCTGATATTAGACTGGGCGCTGCTCCAAGGTGTaagtgtgggtgagagagagtgagtgtgtgtgtgagagaggaaggaagatcAAGGGTACAAGCAGGATGTACTGAAGTAGTTAgttaatgtctgagtgttgtagttcAAGAACAAAATGTCTCTTTCTGATGTATGTGAAAACATTCTGTACAGAAGAGTCCGATACTCATCGGTTACATACCCCCTCCCCTGTTGAAGTAAAGGGtgaaaaactgtgtgtgtgtgtgtgtgtgtgtgcgcgtgcaatTACCTTTTGATCTGAGCCAGGTAGGCAATATGCCATAgaggtgtgtgtgcacgcgcataAGTATCAGATGAGAAAAGACTTGTCCGTTTCTCCGACAGTGAAGGTGGGCAGTGTGTATATCAAAATAAATAGGAACACTAACTCAAGGTGAAGTTCTGTTACTGGAGGAGAAACTATTACTAATGCAACTACTTTTAGAGTATTGATATATATACATAATCAAGTAACTTTTTATGGCTTGTAATGAAACAAAGTCAAGACTGGAAAACCACTTCTTTCTTTTTTTCAAGTGAACAAAATAAATGGATGATTATGAGGATGTTGATGGTAATACTGCACAGTAACCATGTCTTAGATCTTTTACTTTGCTTTAATTAAGCTGCCTCATGGTGTGAGAAATGTGTCTTGTATTTTCCACTGGCGCTTAATCTTTTCttgcatctctcctcctctgcctcgtcGTCAAGTACAACAATTCAACAGGAAATCTTCTTCGCATTTGTAGATTTAAAATCATGAATTGAAAGGACTGAAATAGGTGCATTTCACAACACGTTTTTTGGGAGGTGTGCCAGTAACTCCTTTTAAACTTCAATAAAGTCTCTTGTATATTTTTGACTTGGGGATATGTAGAAGCACACAGTACACAAAAGGAAATAGTTTTGAACCCTCCATGTGTCAACCTAGACTCATGAAAAAAATAATATAGGATCGTATATCTGATTCACCCTTTAATGTGTGGTTCACCACAGGAAGCAGTGACCTCGATGCGTGCGCCAGTCAAAGgagtcctctctcgctctctggcttTGTTTCAATGACAAGGTGCATAGAGTAGCACCTTAGCTGCTGAGTGAAGGCtatgggttgtgtcccaaatggcacccttcctctatatagtgcacttcttagggaaaagggtgccatttgaggcACATCTTAAAGCGTGTGGAGACTTCATGTTTCTCTCTATTACATTGATAGTCTTaggtcatattcattaggcaccaaacataataaaacaaacagggagggacttgtccaataagaaacggaTATTTTCCGCTGCCAAATGTTTTTCAAACGTTTTCCATTGCGTGCCCTAATGCAGGGTTTCCTGGGTCCTCGgtgcacatttagtttttttgccctagcactacacagctgtcTCAACCAACTCATCATTTTGAATCACCTGTGTAGAGCGAGGGCAAAAACTAAATGTGCACCCAGGGTGGGCCTccggaccgagtttgggaaacactgccctaatgGATTCAACCCTGCTGTTGGTTGACGAGCGCTTCGTCCTTGTTAACCCATGTGGTGTCACAACACTGTTCTTTTCATAACTTCATACTGACTTTTATTTATGGTAGATAGTTGTACATTAATTGTATGATTACATTGATGGTTTGATTGTACATTTAAAACAATGTGTAAAAGTTaattgttttaaattaaaattaGAAAATTGCAAAAATGTGTCTGAGTGGGTTATTAATTCTATTTTAGACACTAACAGGATTCTAATAGAATTGAGGTAAAAGGATGAACACACCAAGTTACTGTCAATCCAACTATTTGTATGGTATTCTACTATACAGCATAACTCACGTGACACTTTTCTCAGTGAACAAGATGAATTTGGTGGTACAGTACACTAAACTCCACCTATGCAAAGCACAATAACGCTGATAGAATCCCCTCAGACCAGAAGCTGCTCTGTGGCCACGGAGGAGGAGCACtggtgtgatggtgtagagaAGCGGGAGGGGGAACACTAGTGTagaggaatgaggaggaggagcactggtgtgatggtgtagagaAGCGGGAGGGGGAACACTAGTGTAGAGGAATGAGGAGGAGCAGCACtggtgtgatggtgtagagaAGCGGGAGGGGGAACACTAGTGTagaggaatgaggaggaggaacacTTGTGTGATGGTGTAGAGAAGCGGGAGGGGGAACATTAGTGTagaggaatgaggaggaggaacacTTGTGTGATGGTGTAGGAGGAGGGGAACACTAGTGTagaggaatgaggaggaggaacactggtgtgatggtgtagagaAGCGGGAGGGGGAACACTAGTGTagaggaatgaggaggaggaacacTGGGTCAAAGAACAGAGGGGAAAGAAATTCTGTACCACCCAGACTTCCAAAACAAACCAGTCTTTGTAAGCCTCTTTTCCTGTTAAGAGTTGGGAGCGGAAGAAAGACAGCTTCTAATGCCAGTCAGTTTGCTTTCAGTGCTCGCAGTCAGTTTCTCTCACACCGAAGTCTCCTGATACAGTACAGGGATCTGGCCTGGCTTCCCATTCACATGCAGCTCTGCATGCCTTTGTACCTGTTAGGCTCCTTTTAAAATCCACTAGGCTATTTCTATGGGAGAGCTGTGTGCAGACTTCATAGAAGCTGGCTtctagtgtgtgtatgtacacaATCGCCGCCTGTATGCGTCACATTACGCATGCTTAGGTTAATGCTTTGCTTCCACTGAACGCTCCTTCCGGCGAAGACTAGTGAGCTTAAACAAGTGTTCACTTGCGCGCTACTCATCTATAATGACCGCTGTAACTATGGTTACAAAAACAAGATGGCTGCCTTTTCTCATGTACTTTGGGAGTGAGTGAGGCTGATTGGAGGAATGCATCAGGTGATGAAGTGTCATGGTCctttcagagagggagagagacctacagtaggATGGCACAATGCATTGTTAATGCACGATTAAAACAAACTGGAGGAAACCATGGTAACACAGCAgatagatttttattttcactacaaaaaaaacaaaaaaaagccaCCAAGAGCATCATTTTAAAGCAGAGCAACATcgaacccccctccctcccccgacTATTAAGCAGAAGGAAAGCATTTTTAGTCCGGTTAAAGACTAACCCAAATACATCACTTTCATTTCACGTGTAGCCTCTGTTATTAAAGCATGTACGGAAGAGGGTTGGGGTTTGAGACCCATTCAAAACTTAAACATTCAAAAAAGAAAATGGGAGGGGGGGATATTGCATTCTAGGAAACATAATGGGGACCATAAAGGCAAAATGGTCAAACGTCTAGCATGTAGGAAGTTGTGCATGATCCAAACACCACGGTGGGTCATAATAACAATAATTATAACGATGTCTAATGCAAAGTTTCAGAAATGTTTCAATGAACCACTTACTAGAAAGGCTATAGTGGTCATGTGATTAATTAAAAGGATCGCAGACCAGAAGGCCTGAAACAACTAGTCTTCAATCATCCACAAAATGTTAGTCATGATCCAATTATTGTCGTTAATATAGGAGTTTAATGCATTTGAACTTAACATGATACTGAAATTGCAGGTCCAGGTTGGTTGTAACAGTGGTAGGATAAAAAGCCTTTGTGGTCTGCTTAGTAACAGTGATTTGCACGACGTCAGCTTGGAGCTAATTTATGAATTGATCATGAAACAGAATACTGCAACAAAATTAAAGCATAATCGTCAAGTCACTTTCCTGAAAATCGATTTTCGAGAATGCTTGAATCGAATAACAAACAGCTCTTTTTTCCCCTCTGCTCACTAATACGAAACAAATTAAATGGCCCTATACATTGCTTTATACTTACATATATCAAATATTgattatcctctcctctcccccaataCATTCAACATGTAGATCCATAAGCATGAGGGATGATACGCAATGTCTTATCAAGTAGATTTATTGTAATCCAGACTAGGTTATTATAATACAATCCAGAGACAGACCTACATACGTAGCTAGGTTCGAGTTTTAAGCTAGTTCCGTTGAAAAGTGAAATAAAATGACCTTTTCTTGACATATTCTATGTTTTTGAGGGTGGGGTTGGGAAATGCATAGGACAGGATCACTCATCCCTCCTCGGGAGCGTTTGTTGTTTTTTCTCTCCTGTTTACACATGGCTTTCATAGATCACCTGACCAGGCTGTAGCTTAGTAGTAACCTCTGGCTCCACCTCTGCCTCCAACCCCACCTCCTCTACTGGCTCCTGctcagaaccctgctcctcttgctgctgctcctcctcctcctcctccaggtgaAGGGGAGCCAACGGCGGAGGAGACAAGGGAGTGGGCGTGGCCTCAGCCAGAGCCGGAGCCTCCATGGGCAGCGGGGGGTGGATGGACACCTGGATGGCGATGTGCTGAGGCTGCTCGTGCAACGACGCGTCGTCGGAATCCGCTGCAGGGGATCCGGAACGCTCCCTCTCCCGGAGGACGGTGAAGACGTCGCCGGGCCCCACCCCGACCAGGGCCCCCTGCACCAGGGCCGCCCGGCATCCCGATGCCCCATCCAGGTGGTGCCCCTCTGGGGCCTGTCGGAGGAACGTGTGCCTCATCTCCTCAACCCCCACCACCTCCAAGATATCCTCCATGAAAGTGCGGCAGTTCATGATGAGGGGGGGCAGCGGGATGCTGCGGGCCAGCTCCTCGATGTAACGGGCAAACTCCATGGTTTTGAACTGGGTCACCTTGGCCAGCTCCAGGGTCTTGGCTGACGTGATGATGGGGATGCGCTTGGCGATCTCAAACGCCTTCTGGAGCTTTAGAGTGGAAGAGAATATGGAATATAACCTCATTGGACATTTAAATATAGGATGGAAAATATTTCACCATTCAAGAATGATTAAAAACATTACATACCccagttacaaacacacacaccccaaaggCACTATATCTGCGTACAGTCCtcagaaggtcgacgacatccgatcctcgtttgctaagtcaaacgacaccgctggttctgctcacactgccctaccctgtgctctgacctctttctcccctctctctccagatgacatctcgcgtcttgtgacggccggccgcccaacaacctgcccgcttgaccctatcccctcctctcttctccagaccatctccggtgaccttctcccttacctcacctcgctcatcaactcatccctgaccgctggctacgtccctcccgtcttcaagagagcgagagttgcaccccttctgaaaaaacctacactcgatccctccgatgtcaacaactacagaccagtatcccttctttcttttctctccaaaactcttgaacgtgccgtccttggccagctctcccgctatctctctcagaatgaccttcttgatccaaatcagtcaggtttcaagactagtcattcaactgagactgctcttctctgtatcacggaggccctccgcactgctaaagctaactctctctcctctgctctcatccttctagacctatcggctgccttcgatactgtgaaccatcagatcctcctctccaccctctccgagttgggcatctccggcgcggcccacgcttggattgcgtcctacctgacaggtcgctcctaccaggtggcgtggcgagaatccgtctcctcaccacgtgctctcaccactggtgtccccagggctctgttctaggccctctcctattctcgctatacaccaagtcacttggctctgtcataacctcacatggtctctcctatcattgctatgcagacgacacacaattaatcttctcctttcccccttctgacgaccaggtggcgaatcgcatctctgcatgtctggcagacatatcagtgtggatgacggatcatcacctcaagctgaacctcggcaagacggagctgctcttcctcccgggaaggactgcccgttccatgatctcgccatcacggttgacaactccattgtgtcctcgtcccagagcgctaagaaccttggcgtgatcctggacaacaccctgtcgttctcaaataacatcaaggcggtggcccgttcctgtaggttcatgctctacaacatccgcagagtacgaccctgcctcacacaggaagcggcgcaggtcctaatccaggcacttgtcatctcccgtctggattactgcaactcgctgttggctgggctccctgcctgtgccattaaacccctacaactcatccagaacgccgcagcccgtctggtgttcaaccttcccaagttctctcacgtcaccccgctcctccgctctctccactggcttccagttgaagctcgcatccgctacaagaccatggtgcttgcctacggagctgtgaggggaacggcacctcactacctccaggctctgatcaggccctacacccaaacaagggcactgcgttcatccacctctggcctgctcgcctccctaccactgaggaagtacagttcccgctcagcccagtcaaaactgttcgctgctctggccccccaatggtggaacaaactccctcacgacgccaggacagcggagtcaatcaccaccttccggagacacctgaaaccccacctctttaaggaatacctaggataggataaagtaatccttctcccctccccccttaaaagacctagatgcactattgtaaagtggctgttccactggatgtcataaggtgaaagcaccaatttgtaagtcgctctggataagagcgtctgctaaatgacttaaatgtaaatgtaaatgtacaagtATAGTAAGACAGGACACAAACCTTCTCGGCGCCTTCTGTGCGGAAGAAGTCGTTAATGGCCTTCTCGGTCTTCTTCAGATGGCTGCTCATCATGCAGAGGCGCGTGATGTTGAGGATCATGATGATGGTGAAGGTGACGAGGCACACGACCACGTAGTAGGCCCCCAGGTCCCCGTTGTGCAGGACCACCCGCATGGTCACCGTGCAGTTGGCGCTGCCGTGCACGTTGGACGCCATGCACGTGTACTTGCCACGGTCGGCAAACCTGATGTCGGTGATGTTGAGGATGCCATCGTCTGTCAGCAGCCACTTGCCAcctgagaacgagagagagcgcgTCGCTGAAACCAACTTTTCCATATCATGCCAGCCTCATATTTCCTACTCAGGGCCAGTAGTCCAGTCAGGTAGTAAATGGACAACTCCTGACACGAGTAATCGTAATAATCTACAGGTCATGAACAATGGTAAAGGATAGACCTAACCAGAAAATATTATGGAACATTGCAAATAAAAATAACGTTGCACCATAGAAACGGGGGGCCATTTCCCTTTTAAGAACTGTTTGTGGTTCCTTCACATGCATTTCCAGGTTGCAGAGACAGCAGTAGCCAGGCTAAGGGGAAGGTATCTGCTACAGTTTGTCATGACAGTCACGGGTAAGAGCTTTTTATAGCTAGAAGCCCAGGCCATCCTTTCTGCGAAGGCCTTGCATTTTACgctgcatatacagtggggcaaaaaagtatttagtcagccaccaattgtgcaaattctcccacttaaaaagatgagagagcctgtaattttcatcataggtatatgtcaactatgacagacaaaatgagaaaacaaatccagaaaaatcacattgtaggatttttcatgaatttatttgcaaattatggtggaaaataagtatttggtcaataacaaaagtttctcaatactttgttatataccctttgttggcaatgatagaggtcaaacgtcttctgtaagtcttcacacactgttgctggtattttggcccattcctccatgctgatctcctctag encodes:
- the LOC115133408 gene encoding LOW QUALITY PROTEIN: microfibrillar-associated protein 3-like (The sequence of the model RefSeq protein was modified relative to this genomic sequence to represent the inferred CDS: inserted 1 base in 1 codon) encodes the protein MTNSYLVKATVRKXKKMHRASSYALGFFLLTVISLHATAALSAVSDGNSTENGTVADGGFVPLLFSKVNQIIAREGNCALIDCNVTGDPDPSVQWFNSHGDLLDTETSGKWLLTDDGILNITDIRFADRGKYTCMASNVHGSANCTVTMRVVLHNGDLGAYYVVVCLVTFTIIMILNITRLCMMSSHLKKTEKAINDFFRTEGAEKLQKAFEIAKRIPIITSAKTLELAKVTQFKTMEFARYIEELARSIPLPPLIMNCRTFMEDILEVVGVEEMRHTFLRQAPEGHHLDGASGCRAALVQGALVGVGPGDVFTVLRERERSGSPAADSDDASLHEQPQHIAIQVSIHPPLPMEAPALAEATPTPLSPPPLAPLHLEEEEEEQQQEEQGSEQEPVEEVGLEAEVEPEVTTKLQPGQVIYESHV